A single window of Micrococcaceae bacterium Sec5.1 DNA harbors:
- a CDS encoding SDR family oxidoreductase — translation MTTTPLTHIPHDSGVPASARDFSVEGRVVIVTGAAQGIGRELARQFAAAGAVAVVADLAIDKAEAVVKEIHDAGGVGLAVKVNVADEASVTAMVDTVIQTWGRVDVLINNASIFASIDKGPFDEIPLEQWEHVLKVNITGTYLCVKAVAAHMRKAGFGRIINISSDAVTRGTVNYLHYVTSKSALIGMTNSLARELGSHGITVNCIRPGSVATEVERTVNPTAEVRERAASLQCIPRGMVPTDLVGIMFFLATPAAAFITGQTIACDGGYTHSS, via the coding sequence ATGACGACGACACCCCTGACCCACATTCCCCATGACTCCGGCGTCCCGGCATCAGCGCGGGACTTCAGCGTCGAGGGGCGGGTAGTTATTGTCACCGGCGCAGCCCAGGGCATCGGGCGGGAACTGGCGCGCCAGTTCGCAGCAGCCGGAGCCGTTGCCGTCGTAGCCGACCTTGCCATCGACAAGGCCGAAGCAGTCGTGAAGGAAATTCATGACGCCGGCGGGGTAGGCCTGGCCGTCAAGGTGAACGTGGCCGACGAAGCGTCCGTCACCGCCATGGTCGACACCGTGATCCAAACCTGGGGCCGGGTCGACGTGCTGATCAACAACGCCTCGATCTTCGCGAGCATCGACAAGGGCCCGTTCGACGAGATCCCCCTGGAGCAGTGGGAACACGTACTGAAGGTCAACATCACCGGCACTTACCTCTGCGTCAAAGCAGTCGCTGCCCACATGCGCAAAGCCGGCTTCGGCCGTATCATCAACATCTCATCCGACGCAGTCACCCGCGGCACCGTGAACTACCTGCACTACGTCACTTCCAAATCAGCACTGATCGGCATGACCAACTCCCTGGCCCGTGAACTCGGCAGCCACGGGATCACCGTCAACTGCATCCGCCCCGGCAGCGTCGCCACCGAAGTCGAACGCACCGTCAACCCCACCGCCGAAGTCCGCGAACGCGCCGCGTCCCTGCAATGCATCCCCCGCGGAATGGTCCCCACCGACCTCGTCGGCATCATGTTCTTCCTCGCCACACCCGCCGCTGCCTTCATCACCGGCCAAACCATCGCCTGCGACGGCGGCTACACCCACAGCAGCTAA